A single Bosea sp. PAMC 26642 DNA region contains:
- the fdh3B gene encoding formate dehydrogenase FDH3 subunit beta, producing the protein MARMKFLCDADRCIECNACVTACKNENEVPWGINRRRVVTINDGKPGERSVSMACMHCTDAPCMAVCPVDCFYNTADGVVLHNKDLCIGCGYCFYACPFGAPQYPKVGNFGSRGKMDKCTYCSGGPEVDLSPAEFQKYGSNRLAEGKLPLCAEMCSTKSLLAGDGEIIAQIYKERVVKRGYGSGAWGWQTAYKETIAI; encoded by the coding sequence ATGGCCCGAATGAAATTCCTCTGCGACGCCGACCGCTGCATCGAATGCAACGCCTGCGTCACCGCCTGCAAGAACGAGAACGAGGTGCCCTGGGGCATCAACCGCCGCCGTGTCGTCACCATCAACGACGGCAAGCCCGGCGAGCGCTCGGTCTCGATGGCCTGCATGCATTGCACGGATGCGCCCTGCATGGCGGTCTGCCCGGTCGACTGCTTCTACAACACCGCCGACGGCGTGGTCCTGCACAACAAGGATCTCTGCATCGGCTGCGGTTACTGCTTCTACGCCTGCCCGTTCGGCGCGCCGCAATATCCCAAGGTCGGCAACTTCGGTTCGCGCGGCAAGATGGACAAGTGCACCTATTGCTCGGGTGGGCCCGAAGTCGATCTCTCGCCGGCCGAATTCCAGAAATACGGCTCCAATCGTTTGGCGGAGGGCAAGCTGCCGCTCTGCGCCGAAATGTGCTCGACCAAGTCGCTGCTCGCCGGCGACGGCGAGATCATCGCCCAGATATACAAGGAGCGGGTGGTCAAGCGCGGCTACGGCTCGGGCGCCTGGGGCTGGCAGACCGCCTACAAGGAAACGATTGCGATCTGA